AGCCTTTTGACGAGCAGCCTGTGTCTAATTTAAGAGCTACTCCCCTGCCTGCTTTTTCACATGGACATTTAGATAGCCCGTCACTACTACCGGGTGTTCCAGAACCTGCCTATGCAACTGGCATTGTGGACACTGACATCTCTGACGAAATCAGTTTCTTTGATAAGGTCAAGAAAGCCATAGGCAACAAACAGACTTATAACGAGTTCCTCAAGTTCTTGCGGTTGTACACAAGTGATGTCATCGATAAGGACACTTTGGTTGAGAAAGTACAAGGATTCATTGCTAACTCCCCAGAATTGTTTGCAAAGTTTAAGGCAATTGTCGGCTGGGAAGCCAAACCTCTACGAATTGAGAACATTGCCATTCGTAAGGAGCTAATGGACCTTGGTATGCGGAAAGCTGCTGGTCCATCTTACCGTTTATTGCCTAAATCCCAGTCTCACAAGCCTTGTTCTGGTCGTGATGAGTTGTGCTGGGAGATTTTCAACGATGAGTGGGCTGGTCATCCAGTCTGGGCTTCCGAAGAGTCGGGATTCATTGCTCACAGAAAAAATCAATACGAAGAGATTTTGTTTCGTATTGAAGACGAACGTCATGAGTACGATTTTTTCATGGAAGCTAATTTACGTACCATTCAAACCCTCGAGACTATTGCCAATCGTATGGCTAATATGACAACCGAAGAGAAGGCAAAATTCAAGCTTCCTGCCAATTTGGGTCACACTTCAACTACAATTTACAAGAAAGTAATCAGAAAAGTGTATGACAAAGACCGTGGCTGGGAAGTTATTGAGGCATTGCGTGAGAATCCTGTTCTTGCTGTTCCTGTCGTTCTAAAAAGATTGAAacagaaggatgaagaatggaagagaGCTCACAGAGAATGGAATAAAGTGTGGCGTGAGGCCGAACAGAAGATATTCTACAAGTCTTTGGATCATCTCGGTCTTGCTTTCAAACAGATGGATAAAAAGTTACTCACCAACAAACAGTTGGTGAACGAGATCTGCACTATCAAAAGAGAGCAGACGCATAAGAAGATTCACCCGTTAATGCCACGTCCAAAATCGCAGCTCTTGTGTCAGTACAATGATTTTGAGGTGATGATGGATGTGCTTCAGCTTATTTACGTGTTTTTGGATCACAACCAGACATATTCTCCTTATGACAAGTCTCGAATGGAGGTATTTATCAGGTCATTCTTGATAAGATTCTACTTCTTAAGTCATGAATTTATTGACGAGTCATTGCGAAGACGCGGTGTTAATATTTCACGCGATCGTCATGGCGAGGAGTCTTCTGAGGAATCCGaggcttcttcttccgccACCTCTAGTTTGGGTACTCTTTCTCAGACAAGAAAGCGTCCCAGAGAGTATGATTTATTGAGGGATGTTCTTCGGAAATCGAAGCGTAGAAGAAACCACGAGGATGACCATGAATCAGATGAGAGTGACGCACAAAGATTGGCcgatgaagaggtggaGAGGGCCCAAAGTAACTGGATTGCAGAAACAGGAAAGCCAAATAGTGCGGATAGCGCTACTAAGGCTGCTGAatttgcttctgcttctgccaGAGACGAGTTTAACGTTTTCTGCAATACGCAAATCTATGTGTTTTTCAGATATATTGATGTGTTGTACAAGAGACTTCTtggagtgaaaaatttggCACCAGCTGCGAACAGGGAGATTAAATCGAGAGCCGAAACCAAATTTGCCAAGGATTTGGGTCTCATTGATTACTCTCTAGAGGATCAGAGTATAAACATCAAGGGAAATGATTCTTATCACGAGGCTCTTGATCTCTGTGTTAAATTGATTCAAGGTAAAGTTGAGCAAAATGCGTTTGAGGAGTGTCTTCGTCAAGGATTCCTCAACAAAGCATTCAAGTTATTCACTATCAATAAGGTGATCCAAGGAGTTCTGAAGCACTGCCATACACTTGTCACGGACTCGCGTTGTGGAGAGATCTTAATGTTGATGGAAAAGGATAGAAACACACCAGTTTCAACGGCCAAAGACCAAATCGTTTACAGGATGCAAGTAAGAAGCCATATGCACGCCGACGAGAACATGTTCAAGATTTCGTATAACAGGAAAACCAGTACAGCCGAGATCGTGTTTATTGCAGTGGATGATTTGACCGTTAGAGACTCGTCCAAGACCAAGGAGGAAAAATGGAACTACTATATGACAAGTTATTCCATGTCATATCCAACAGAGGGACTAGATTCTTCGAAGCTGCACGTTCCCTTCTTGAAATCAAGTcttgaacaagaagagaccggagaaggagaaagtgAGGACGAGATTGAAGGAGTGTCAGATTCTAAACTTAAAGTGAAGGTGGATATGGATACGTACAGGcttgtatttgatgaagacTCATATGATTTGTTTGTGCGAAACTCTGTTTACTCCAAAAGCAAGTCAGAGAAACCTTTAGCTAAGCTTCGCTTGGACTATCTCAGAAAGAGTCTTGAAGGCGAGTACGGATTAGGAGCCACTAAAAATGCTGAGGAGGTCAAAAAGGCTACCGACACGTTTGAATTGTTGTTGTCCAAAAGTCAGTAGACCTATTTGGCAGGTAATTGAATCCCAGCCATTCTGTATATTTGTTTTAGTATTGTTATAATAAGTATTTGTGTTTGAGAAAGCTATATTGATTTCTTATATTCTACATGACCTTTTTGATTTCGTAATTCTCCGTAGCCATATCGACACCGAAGTCTTCTAAAGTTTCACCTAGTTCGTTAGGAAAGTTTCCCATGATTGTTTCTCCACCATGAAGATCCACCTCtaccttttcttctcctttataATTGTCTCCGTCCATTGGAAATGGGAGATGTAGCTGGTCTTCCTTTTTCCACCAGGTCTTTTCAAACTTCAATCCATTGTCTCCTGGCCCGCCCCAAGGCCACAGCCATAGATACAGGGGGCCCAGTGACTGAACCATGTTCTCGTAGCCAGAACCCAAGTCATAAGGGAAAACCCAGtcttcaaaggagaagctCGCAGGAACAGAAGAATTGTGAGGAAGCTCTCTATAGTTGATCTTCCATGATGTAAGCTCCGGAAATGGCTTACCACCATGAACGTCGTTGTAATTCTTCCTCACTTTATCCCAAAATGCATCTCTGAAGAACACATGATGCATCCTATCCTGCTCCCAGTCCTCTATAGTAGTAACGTTGGAGATAAGCCCGTTAATAGTTCTCATAAATAACAACGCCAACGTGAATTCGACAAACGCAACCACAATGAAGTTGACTATCACAAGCACCATTTCTGTACGACTAATCAGATAAAACGGTAGGTTTCTCATCTTATAATATGACCAGAGCCGGGATCCATAGTACTTCAAAGTCATAAAACATGCAATCAATAACCACATTAAGAACCTGGTAAAATGTGGCAGGTTCCTGAAGCCAACACAGTTCATCGTCCACGGACAATGGTGatccatcttcaagataCACCGTCCACAAGTTTTACAATGATGACATCTTTCCGGCTTTTCGGCCCTGCACTTTCTACAATACTTGTACCAGAAGGTGATGGGCTTTTCTGCATCATTAGAGCGATACTTAGAAGGTGGCGAACCGGGTAATGTCATGATGGCCAAATAGTACGACAGCCACACCATAAATACACTAAAATTGAACATCCAGAAAAGCGCTCGGcttgaatcatcatctctgaTGATCAGCCAGGAAGTAATGATATGAACATAGGCAATGATCACAGTGGGGATCTATAACCAAAGATGTTAGTATAAGAGCAAATATGCAATTGCTTGAAATCCGACCTCACTTACGGCCACACCCAACCAGGGCCACTTAAAAGAAACAGCCATACTTTACTCAAAAGAACAATGCTACAATCCAATGGTTCAATAACCATTAAGAGCCGGAATATTCACAAGCAAATACTTTTCAATAAGATACGTTACGTAATAAATTAGATAAGCACTAAACCTTGACAAAAGGGCATCCAATTTTGAAAGGCAAAATTGACTGGGTGGCCAAGCTGGTTAAGGCGTGCGACTGTTAATCGCAAGAGCGTGAGTTCAATCCTCACCCTGGTCGGAGTTTTTTTACTTGCAAAAGGTCAAAGATTCAGGGTTATACTCTGATCCACAATTAAACGAAATATAACGGCCGGGTCGTAAGACAGTATGAAAATGCTGATTGGTTGATTAAGCATACTTCCTATGAAATGAGTTACCTACCATTATCTCCCCTACAATGTGAAACCTGCAAGGTTGTTTTACTATtcaaattcagaaagagtTGATGTCCGACGTTTTGTCTCACCTCTTGGATTAACAGATAAATGATCGGTCATACATGGTGATCGGCAAACACGGCACTCTTCTCGGACTCTCCAAGCACCGCGGCCCAGGTACCTAGGTCTCGTGCTATACCGTTAGcggaaaaagaaaaaaaatacaaatATCATCGTAGCATCCTGTTTTGAAAATTCTAGAGGTgaattgatgaaaaaagtCTAGTGGGAGCTAAAAGGGTAGGCTGACAAAACTGGAAGACAGAATAAAGAAGTAGGATAACCCCCAGTAATTTGACAATTGAGCATCTACAACTAAACGAAAATTAAACCACCGCCATTGATGAAGGCTAACAGGCGATGGCGACGATGGATCCAGGTAGGAGCCGAGACCGAAACAGCCGATGCTGCCGATCCCCGGTATTGCCAAGATAAAATGAAGGATAACTGCTACGGCAATTATATGAGAcaggaaaaaagaaataatcCAAGAAATTATATCATTTGTAGATAAGAGACTGCAActcaaaggaaaagacaGAGGAGAACGATTGGCTCACATATTGGCACCACCTCCTGGCAACAACAGCTTGCCCagaaaattaaaaaaatcGAATGTAAAGTAATTCCGGTTGTAGAGACGGAGAACGACACGAAGAATTGCATTCGCAGATACCTCCCTTGTGCATGTGGCTCACTAAAGAATTGGCTGCTCATATTTCCCAAATTCCATGGTCTTCCGTTACTGCAAGAGGCTTTCTCTCGGCGGATTCCCACGCACTTTGGTACTATTCTAGGATCCTAACGTCTCCTAAACGCTCTCATGTGGTACGGAACGGTCGGAAGAGTACCaagcaaaaaagaaacaagaaatGTATTGTTCTCCGAGGCCTGCATATTTATTAATTGCCTAATTCATTGTAGCGCATCTGTTGATAGTCTTAACTCCTAATTTTTCACGGTggatagaagaagacagTGGATGCTGGAAAGACAAGATTTAGTTTGGAGTTTGGAGTTTGTTTACAAAGCAGATTTACCTGGTAGTCGTTTAGACGGCAGAGTGATTTATTTGCTTTTAGTATTTACTTAGTGGTTTTTGGttcacttttttctttcgtTCTTTCTATTTTACACTTTGGTTTCTtgtgctttctttttgttgtAGTACTACAAATAAAACATGGCTAAAGAaaaggttgaagaaaaacCGGTCAAGCCAGAAAAGGGCGTTTCGGAGTTAGACGCAGAGGACGAGGACGAGGACATTGATCAGCTTGTTATGGAATTGCAGTCCAACGGTGgtgctgatgatgaagaagaatctgagGATGAAGCGGATCAAAAATCTTTTAAGGCCGTTCCTGAGTCCATGTTACAGACTGATTTGGCTATCGGTCTTACTGCCTCCGAGGTTGctcagagaagaaagaagtttggtGCTAACCAGATGGcagaggagaaggtgaaTTTATTCGTCAAGTTCTGCACGTATTTCGTTGGTCCTATTCAATTTGTTATGGAAGCTGCTGCTTTGTTGGCTCTTGGTTTGGAAGATTGGGTTGATTTCGGTGTCATTTGTGCATTGCTTTTACTTAATGCTGGTGTCGGTTTCATTCAGGAATTCCAGGCCGGTTCTATTGttgaggaattgaagaaaacttTGGCTAATACTGCTGTGGTTTTGAGAGATGGTAAATTTGCCGAGTTGCCTGCTTCTGAAGTTGTTCCAGGTGATCTTCTTAAAATTGATGAAGGCAATGTCATTCCTGCTGACGGAAAATTGGCTACTAAGGACTGCTTCTTGCAGGTTGATCAATCTGCCATTACTGGTGAATCTTTGGCTGTTGATAAACGTACCGGTGATCctgttttctcttctgctaCTGTTAAGCGTGGAGATGCATTGATGGTGGTTTCCGCCACTGGTGATTCTACTTTCGTTGGTAGGgctgcttctttggttAATAAAGCCTCCGGTGGTCACGGTCACTTTACTGAGGTGCTTAACGGTATTGGTACTATGCTTTTGATCTTGGTTATTGTTACTTTGTTGCTTATTTGGGTTGCTTGTTTCTACAGAACTTCTAATATTGTTAGAATTCTTAGATTTACTTTGGCTATTACAATTGTCGGTGTTCCAGTTGGTTTACCTGCTGTTGTGACCACAACTATGGCTGTTGGTGCTGCATATttggccaaaaaaaaagccaTTGTTCAGAAATTGTCCGCCATTGAGTCCCTTGCCGGTGTCGAAATTTTATGTTCCGATAAGACAGGTACTTTGACGAAGAACAAACTATCGTTGCACGATCCATACACCGTTGAAGGTGTCGAACCTGATGACTTGATGCTCACTGCTTGTTTGGCCGcttccagaaagaagaaggccCTTGACGCTATTGATAAGGCTTTCCTCAAGTCCTTGATCAACTATCCAAAAGCTCGTGCTGCCATGCCGGAATATAAGGTTTTGGAATTCCAGCCCTTTGATCCTGTGTCCAAGAAAGTTACTGCCGTTGTCGAATCTCCAGAAGGTGAACATATCGTCTGTGTCAAAGGTGCTCCATTGTTTGTCTTGAAGACTGTGCAAGAGGACCATCCAATTCCAGAGGATGTCTTGGAAGCTTATGAGAACAAGGTCGCTGAATTCGCTTCTAGAGGTTTCAGATCTCTTGGTGTTGCTAGAAAGAGAGGCGAAGGCCACTGGGAAATATTGGGTATTATGCCATGCATGGATCCTCCAAGAGACGACACTGCTAGGACTGTCAACGAAGCCAAGAGATTGGGTTTGAGAATTAAAATGTTGACTGGTGATGCCGTTGGTATTGCCAAAGAGACATGCAGACAGTTGGGTCTTGGTACGAATATATACGATGCTGAAAGACTTGGTCTTGGCGGAGGAGGTGATATGGCTGGTTCTGAAATGTACGATTTCGTTGAGAATGCAGATGGTTTTGCCGAGGTGTTCCCTCAACATAAGTACAACGTCGTCGAGATATTGCAAGATAGAGGTTACTTGGTTGCCATGACTGGTGATGGTGTTAACGATGCTccatctttgaagaaggctgATACCGGTATTGCAGTCGAAGGTGCTTCCGATGCTGCCCGTTCTGCTGCCGATATTGTCTTCCTTGCTCCAGGTTTGTCTGCCATTATAGATGCCTTGAAGACCTCTAGACAGATTTTCCATCGTATGTACGCTTACGTTGTTTACCGTATTGCTTTGTCTTTGCACTTGGAAATTTTCTACGGTTTATGGGTTGCCATTTTGGATGAGATGATGGACATCAATTTGGTTGTCTTCATTGCCATTTTCGCTGATGTGGCTACTCTTGCTATTGCATATGATAATGCTCCATACTCTATGAAGCCTGTCAAGTGGGACTTGCCTAGACTATGGGGTATGTCCGTTGTCATGGGTATTATCTTGGCATTTGGTTCTTGGATTACCGTGACTACTATGTTCTTGCCAAAGGGTGGTATCATCCAAAACTTCGGTTCTGTTGATGGTGTCATGTTCTTGGAAATCTCCTTGACCGAGAACTGGCTTATTTTCATCACACGTGCTGTCGGCCCATTCTGGTCTTCGTGCCCATCCTGGCAATTGGCTGGTGCTGTGTTAGCGGTTGATATCATTGCCACCTGCTTCTGTTTGTTTGGTTGGTGGTGCCAGAACTGGACTGATATTGTTACTGTGGTCAGAGTTTACGTTTGGTCATTTGGTATCTTCTCTGTTCTTGGTGGTGCTTATTACTTGATGTCCGAATCTGATAAATTCGACAGGGTGATGAACGGTCAACCTATGAACGAAAAGCCTCCTCAGAGATCTCTAGAGGACTTTATGGTTGCTATGAGAAGAGTCTCTACTCAGCATGAGAAGTCCAGCTGAGCGCTGCCTATTTTGTTATTTTTAATATGGCCATACCATTTTCATATCGCCTCTACCCCCTTTAGATACCTGACTTTCCAAGATTCAGTTCCTTTCATCATTTCCACTACTATTTGAACTTGCTTTCTTGGATTGCACTGAAGCCCATATAAATACTCTATAATGGTAATAAACTTTAGATCGTTTCGAAC
This sequence is a window from Brettanomyces nanus chromosome 3, complete sequence. Protein-coding genes within it:
- the PMA1_2 gene encoding plasma membrane H+-ATPase, which translates into the protein MAKEKVEEKPVKPEKGVSELDAEDEDEDIDQLVMELQSNGGADDEEESEDEADQKSFKAVPESMLQTDLAIGLTASEVAQRRKKFGANQMAEEKVNLFVKFCTYFVGPIQFVMEAAALLALGLEDWVDFGVICALLLLNAGVGFIQEFQAGSIVEELKKTLANTAVVLRDGKFAELPASEVVPGDLLKIDEGNVIPADGKLATKDCFLQVDQSAITGESLAVDKRTGDPVFSSATVKRGDALMVVSATGDSTFVGRAASLVNKASGGHGHFTEVLNGIGTMLLILVIVTLLLIWVACFYRTSNIVRILRFTLAITIVGVPVGLPAVVTTTMAVGAAYLAKKKAIVQKLSAIESLAGVEILCSDKTGTLTKNKLSLHDPYTVEGVEPDDLMLTACLAASRKKKALDAIDKAFLKSLINYPKARAAMPEYKVLEFQPFDPVSKKVTAVVESPEGEHIVCVKGAPLFVLKTVQEDHPIPEDVLEAYENKVAEFASRGFRSLGVARKRGEGHWEILGIMPCMDPPRDDTARTVNEAKRLGLRIKMLTGDAVGIAKETCRQLGLGTNIYDAERLGLGGGGDMAGSEMYDFVENADGFAEVFPQHKYNVVEILQDRGYLVAMTGDGVNDAPSLKKADTGIAVEGASDAARSAADIVFLAPGLSAIIDALKTSRQIFHRMYAYVVYRIALSLHLEIFYGLWVAILDEMMDINLVVFIAIFADVATLAIAYDNAPYSMKPVKWDLPRLWGMSVVMGIILAFGSWITVTTMFLPKGGIIQNFGSVDGVMFLEISLTENWLIFITRAVGPFWSSCPSWQLAGAVLAVDIIATCFCLFGWWCQNWTDIVTVVRVYVWSFGIFSVLGGAYYLMSESDKFDRVMNGQPMNEKPPQRSLEDFMVAMRRVSTQHEKSS
- a CDS encoding uncharacterized protein (BUSCO:EOG09340H7F), producing the protein MPILPGINNLTRYSMDAHDSNVNNATSATVSATASATKALFQPPQPGQTYRPLNVKDALSYLDEVKIQFRNQNEVYNNFLDIMKDFKSQNIDTPGVIDRVSALFRGHPKLIDGFNTFLPEGFSIECSPTDPNTIVVTTPLGKSIRQGTTHYDLPPPPPAAPNASTAYPGYAQYPAAAYYTSAQPGQPGQALGPYSMAQIPQGVGSMGQQQPLQSLPPGVSPGIPRVPVTDARQGSPAEFDQAINYVNKIKQRYASQPDTYKRFLENLQMYQKGVKPIEDVYREISGLFRDAPDLLEDFKLFMPDTPPKVAEYGYMQLPPVGSFAPPTFADQQQLSEIESASHSRKRRGSSRSTTGNNGAGVTTGGQIQPFDEQPVSNLRATPLPAFSHGHLDSPSLLPGVPEPAYATGIVDTDISDEISFFDKVKKAIGNKQTYNEFLKFLRLYTSDVIDKDTLVEKVQGFIANSPELFAKFKAIVGWEAKPLRIENIAIRKELMDLGMRKAAGPSYRLLPKSQSHKPCSGRDELCWEIFNDEWAGHPVWASEESGFIAHRKNQYEEILFRIEDERHEYDFFMEANLRTIQTLETIANRMANMTTEEKAKFKLPANLGHTSTTIYKKVIRKVYDKDRGWEVIEALRENPVLAVPVVLKRLKQKDEEWKRAHREWNKVWREAEQKIFYKSLDHLGLAFKQMDKKLLTNKQLVNEICTIKREQTHKKIHPLMPRPKSQLLCQYNDFEVMMDVLQLIYVFLDHNQTYSPYDKSRMEVFIRSFLIRFYFLSHEFIDESLRRRGVNISRDRHGEESSEESEASSSATSSLGTLSQTRKRPREYDLLRDVLRKSKRRRNHEDDHESDESDAQRLADEEVERAQSNWIAETGKPNSADSATKAAEFASASARDEFNVFCNTQIYVFFRYIDVLYKRLLGVKNLAPAANREIKSRAETKFAKDLGLIDYSLEDQSINIKGNDSYHEALDLCVKLIQGKVEQNAFEECLRQGFLNKAFKLFTINKVIQGVLKHCHTLVTDSRCGEILMLMEKDRNTPVSTAKDQIVYRMQVRSHMHADENMFKISYNRKTSTAEIVFIAVDDLTVRDSSKTKEEKWNYYMTSYSMSYPTEGLDSSKLHVPFLKSSLEQEETGEGESEDEIEGVSDSKLKVKVDMDTYRLVFDEDSYDLFVRNSVYSKSKSEKPLAKLRLDYLRKSLEGEYGLGATKNAEEVKKATDTFELLLSKSQ